One window of the Streptomyces asoensis genome contains the following:
- a CDS encoding ABC transporter substrate-binding protein, protein MNSTSPRIRFARATVAGIALTGLLSACGGSGDGDSSASGPVTLPFWGWANGQEAVVKAFNASHKDIQLKYTKVTDQLTMQKQLTNAVKAGNAPCLVQNTAEYVTSWVSQGALADITQYVESSKDKFNAGSWAAGQVQGKVYGVPTSSAPAFTIYRTDVFTKYGLKAPTTWDDFIAVGKALKEHGVKITNYAGEDPSTLEVLAMQAGAHWYAIDGNSWKVNFQDEGTLKAAKVIQEIVDNDLNSTLSFADYAAVQRNYDNGGTATRQISTWQMAGMVQNFSKSFGKWALSPWPTFAGGAAKTPAGTNQSGGLTLVTKQCKSRQQAAEAALWMSTDTGAVKTMASPTTGNGVMPALADSDVYVGEAISDKLLGTNYEPAQQIVKDSLNTVTTDWTFGPDWTAMFTEMQAGWAKVVNKDQKVTDLLAHMQEWTVNDLKSRGISVEG, encoded by the coding sequence ATGAACTCCACCAGCCCCCGGATAAGGTTCGCCCGCGCCACCGTGGCGGGTATCGCGCTGACAGGTCTTCTCTCCGCCTGCGGCGGGTCGGGCGACGGGGACTCCTCGGCGTCCGGCCCGGTCACCCTCCCCTTCTGGGGCTGGGCCAACGGGCAGGAGGCGGTCGTCAAGGCGTTCAACGCCTCCCACAAGGACATCCAGCTGAAGTACACCAAGGTCACCGACCAGTTGACCATGCAGAAGCAGCTGACCAACGCGGTGAAGGCGGGCAACGCGCCCTGCCTCGTGCAGAACACCGCCGAGTACGTGACCAGTTGGGTGTCGCAGGGTGCGCTTGCCGACATCACGCAGTACGTCGAGTCGAGCAAGGACAAGTTCAACGCCGGTTCCTGGGCTGCCGGACAGGTGCAGGGCAAGGTCTACGGAGTGCCGACCAGTTCGGCGCCCGCCTTCACCATCTACCGCACGGACGTCTTCACCAAGTACGGCCTGAAGGCGCCCACCACCTGGGACGACTTCATAGCCGTCGGCAAGGCGCTGAAGGAGCACGGCGTCAAGATCACCAACTACGCCGGCGAGGACCCCAGCACCCTCGAGGTGCTCGCCATGCAGGCCGGCGCCCACTGGTACGCGATCGACGGAAACTCCTGGAAAGTGAATTTCCAGGACGAGGGCACGCTCAAGGCCGCGAAGGTGATCCAGGAAATCGTCGACAACGACCTCAACTCCACACTTTCCTTCGCCGACTACGCCGCCGTCCAGCGCAACTACGACAACGGCGGCACCGCGACCCGCCAGATATCCACCTGGCAGATGGCCGGCATGGTGCAGAACTTCAGCAAGTCCTTCGGCAAGTGGGCTCTCTCGCCCTGGCCGACGTTCGCCGGCGGGGCGGCCAAGACGCCCGCGGGTACCAACCAGAGCGGCGGTCTGACCCTGGTGACCAAGCAGTGCAAGAGCCGGCAACAGGCAGCCGAGGCGGCGTTGTGGATGTCCACCGACACCGGCGCGGTCAAGACCATGGCGAGCCCGACCACGGGCAACGGTGTGATGCCGGCGCTGGCCGACAGCGACGTCTATGTCGGCGAGGCGATCTCCGACAAGCTGCTCGGCACGAACTACGAACCCGCCCAGCAGATAGTGAAAGACAGCCTGAACACGGTTACCACCGACTGGACCTTCGGCCCGGACTGGACGGCGATGTTCACCGAGATGCAGGCCGGCTGGGCCAAGGTCGTGAACAAGGACCAGAAAGTCACCGACCTGCTGGCGCATATGCAGGAGTGGACGGTCAATGACCTCAAGTCCCGCGGCATCAGCGTCGAGGGCTGA
- a CDS encoding LacI family DNA-binding transcriptional regulator produces the protein MSQRRTTGDAGRATIRDVAERAGVSVASVSRVLSGNYPVSEELRRRVMKVVRDLDYVTNAHARSLAGGGTPTVAILINNITGAAFAHVAKGVEGAATLRGWLSIVGTTGDDPERELALVNLMRQQGVDAVVLLGGAYDYDEYQLRMARFARSLDAAGSHLVLVGRPPLEGDVPATTIDYDNESGAYAMASHLLSAGHRRVLVLPGPAELTTAQGRLKGARRAFEAYGVPFDQGLVRHGPYGDEHGYTAVQAALHETPDFTAVLAGTDIVAAGAMQALRGAGLRVPDDVSVTGYDDIPLASQLTPQLTTVHVPYEEMGRVALRAVADRRQGPGGGVRRKSGDAEHLVLGTHVVVRDSVRPPKRRR, from the coding sequence GTGAGTCAGCGCAGGACGACGGGTGACGCCGGCCGGGCGACCATACGGGATGTGGCGGAACGCGCGGGTGTGTCCGTGGCAAGCGTTTCCCGCGTATTGTCGGGCAACTACCCGGTCTCCGAGGAGCTGCGGCGCCGCGTGATGAAGGTCGTCCGCGACCTGGACTACGTCACCAACGCGCACGCCCGCTCCCTGGCCGGTGGTGGTACTCCGACGGTGGCGATACTGATCAACAACATCACCGGCGCCGCGTTCGCCCATGTGGCGAAGGGCGTCGAGGGAGCAGCCACGCTGCGCGGCTGGCTGTCGATCGTCGGCACCACGGGCGACGACCCCGAACGCGAACTCGCCCTCGTCAATCTGATGCGCCAGCAGGGCGTCGACGCCGTCGTCCTGCTCGGCGGCGCCTACGACTACGACGAGTACCAGCTGCGTATGGCCCGGTTCGCCCGTTCCCTGGACGCGGCCGGCTCGCATCTGGTCCTGGTCGGCAGGCCACCGCTGGAGGGGGACGTCCCGGCCACCACGATCGACTACGACAACGAGTCCGGCGCCTACGCCATGGCCAGCCACCTGCTCTCGGCCGGTCACCGGCGGGTCCTGGTCCTGCCCGGTCCGGCTGAACTCACCACTGCCCAGGGCAGGTTGAAGGGCGCCCGACGGGCCTTCGAGGCATACGGGGTGCCGTTCGACCAGGGGCTGGTGCGGCACGGTCCGTACGGCGACGAGCATGGGTACACCGCGGTGCAGGCGGCTCTGCACGAGACGCCGGACTTCACTGCCGTGCTCGCCGGCACCGACATCGTCGCCGCGGGAGCCATGCAGGCACTGCGCGGGGCAGGTCTGCGGGTGCCGGACGACGTGTCGGTCACCGGCTACGACGACATCCCCCTGGCATCCCAGCTCACCCCCCAACTGACCACGGTGCACGTGCCTTACGAGGAAATGGGCCGGGTCGCCCTGCGCGCGGTGGCCGACCGTCGGCAGGGTCCCGGGGGCGGCGTCCGACGCAAGAGCGGAGACGCAGAGCACCTGGTCCTGGGCACCCACGTCGTCGTACGGGACTCGGTGCGGCCGCCGAAGCGGCGTCGGTGA
- a CDS encoding hydroxyacid dehydrogenase — MPSAQLPRAVFAMDPVHLPLLFPPPLIARLRRTAEIDPALVVRDFTDPAAASALAGAEILITGWGCPRLDTDILDSTPRLRTVLHAAGSVRSLVGEALWGRGVTVSSAVTGNAVPVAEYTLAMILLSGKDAFVHRERFRRTHAQPTPAETATTGNLGRRIGVIGASRVGRRLLELLRPYDFEVLLHDPYVDAAEAAELGAQLFSLEDLLRHSDIVSLHAPDIPETHHMLDRARLALVRDGGVLINTSRGALVDHSALTDELVSGRLHAVLDVTEPEPLPAGSPLYRLPNVFLTPHIAGSLGNELERLGRIVVEELERLADGLPLAHEVRHADLARVA, encoded by the coding sequence ATGCCCAGCGCCCAGCTGCCCAGGGCCGTGTTCGCCATGGATCCGGTGCACCTTCCCCTGCTGTTTCCCCCGCCGCTCATCGCTCGGCTACGGCGGACGGCCGAGATCGACCCTGCGCTCGTCGTAAGGGATTTCACCGATCCCGCCGCGGCGTCGGCGCTGGCCGGTGCCGAGATCCTGATCACTGGCTGGGGTTGTCCCCGCCTCGATACGGACATCCTCGACTCGACACCTCGGCTGCGTACGGTCCTGCACGCTGCGGGCTCCGTGCGCTCCCTGGTCGGAGAGGCCCTGTGGGGCCGAGGGGTGACCGTCTCCAGCGCGGTGACCGGCAACGCCGTCCCGGTCGCCGAGTACACCCTCGCGATGATCCTGCTCTCCGGGAAGGACGCCTTCGTCCACCGTGAGCGCTTCCGCCGCACCCACGCCCAGCCGACCCCCGCCGAGACCGCGACCACCGGCAACCTCGGCCGCCGGATCGGTGTCATCGGCGCTTCGCGGGTGGGGCGCCGCCTCCTGGAACTGTTGCGCCCGTACGACTTCGAGGTCCTCCTGCACGACCCGTACGTGGACGCGGCGGAGGCCGCCGAGCTCGGCGCGCAGCTGTTCTCTCTGGAAGATCTTCTGCGACACAGCGACATCGTCAGCCTGCATGCGCCCGACATCCCCGAGACCCACCACATGCTCGACCGCGCCCGCCTCGCCCTGGTCCGTGACGGCGGTGTGCTGATCAACACCTCTCGGGGCGCCCTCGTCGACCACTCCGCCCTCACCGACGAGCTGGTCTCCGGTCGACTCCATGCCGTCCTGGACGTCACCGAACCCGAACCGCTGCCGGCGGGCTCTCCTCTCTATCGATTGCCGAACGTGTTCCTCACCCCGCACATCGCCGGCTCCCTCGGAAACGAGCTGGAAAGGCTCGGCCGCATCGTCGTCGAGGAGCTGGAACGGCTGGCCGACGGGCTGCCCCTCGCCCACGAAGTACGCCACGCCGACCTGGCCCGGGTGGCGTGA
- a CDS encoding extracellular solute-binding protein — translation MRSHAGTPPSRRRFLSLLAGGTGAGAAVLSGCALQVSSGVSGPGETVTLMVKPDDISPELIKQAQRDIGVKIVAVRYDITKLIGMMTSGSPPDLVRGVGAVDAPYFAARDVMEELDPYFASSSVLKVDDLDPVNDLWRYDGRTQGMGPRYGMAKDFSQDSMYWYNTALFDRAGVDHPPETEPVTYEQWLESARRLTQRKNGQTTVFGGSYNGVLTPNLLASLTVSAGGSLFSDDFSRVDFTTPEARKALGWYVGYCGARVGPSIIQPDPNGWDGPTYQANRMAMSNSGYWLGGVINADRNLAPFSRLAPAPVFEGGARVSPCQAGTGLWMPKKARNKEAAWRVFEWFFGEAPAKERAASGWGIPTLRSLRPLMPSQEPYQAEVLRVQEAELKHFSVIAFTPYATADSLYGLFNQIAPAALRGHMTVDALAGRLNSVMNEQLKRGKEQVG, via the coding sequence ATGCGCTCACACGCCGGTACTCCTCCCAGTCGCCGACGCTTCCTCTCCCTGTTGGCCGGCGGCACAGGGGCCGGCGCGGCGGTGCTCAGCGGGTGTGCGTTGCAGGTGTCGAGTGGAGTGAGCGGACCGGGCGAGACCGTCACGTTGATGGTCAAGCCCGACGACATCTCCCCGGAACTGATCAAGCAGGCCCAGAGGGACATCGGTGTCAAGATCGTCGCCGTCAGGTATGACATCACCAAGCTGATCGGGATGATGACCAGCGGCAGTCCGCCCGACCTGGTGCGCGGTGTCGGTGCCGTGGACGCGCCGTACTTCGCGGCGCGGGACGTGATGGAGGAACTGGACCCGTATTTTGCCTCGAGCAGCGTCCTCAAGGTCGACGATCTGGACCCGGTCAACGACCTGTGGCGCTACGACGGCCGCACGCAGGGCATGGGCCCGCGCTATGGCATGGCCAAGGACTTCTCGCAGGATTCCATGTACTGGTACAACACCGCGCTCTTCGACAGGGCGGGCGTCGACCATCCACCGGAGACGGAGCCGGTGACGTACGAGCAGTGGCTGGAGAGCGCCAGGCGGCTCACGCAGCGGAAGAACGGCCAGACAACCGTTTTCGGCGGCAGTTACAACGGCGTCCTCACTCCCAACCTCCTCGCCAGCCTGACCGTGTCCGCCGGCGGCAGCCTTTTCAGTGATGACTTCTCCCGGGTCGACTTCACGACGCCCGAAGCCCGAAAGGCCCTGGGGTGGTACGTCGGCTACTGCGGGGCCAGGGTCGGGCCGAGCATCATCCAGCCGGACCCCAACGGCTGGGACGGTCCCACCTATCAGGCGAACCGTATGGCCATGTCGAACTCGGGCTACTGGCTCGGCGGGGTGATCAACGCCGACAGGAATCTGGCGCCGTTCTCCCGCCTTGCTCCGGCTCCGGTCTTCGAGGGCGGCGCGCGGGTCAGCCCCTGTCAGGCCGGCACCGGCCTGTGGATGCCGAAGAAGGCGCGGAACAAGGAGGCCGCCTGGCGGGTCTTCGAGTGGTTCTTCGGCGAGGCCCCGGCCAAGGAACGTGCCGCCAGTGGCTGGGGTATCCCCACGCTGAGATCTCTGAGACCGCTGATGCCCAGTCAAGAGCCGTACCAAGCAGAGGTATTACGAGTTCAGGAGGCCGAACTGAAGCACTTTTCGGTGATCGCCTTCACGCCGTACGCCACAGCGGACTCGCTCTACGGGCTCTTCAACCAGATCGCCCCGGCCGCGTTGCGCGGCCACATGACCGTCGACGCCCTCGCAGGACGTCTGAACTCGGTGATGAACGAGCAACTCAAGCGCGGTAAGGAGCAAGTGGGATGA
- a CDS encoding carbohydrate ABC transporter permease, translating into MTVDQVSAEIDRSAAQADADRARAAVRPRTSMAARRHRAFYLFTSPWIVGFLLLTIVPMAYALWLSFTTFDGVSPHWRYVGLGNYRELFADSQTWDALGRTGLFAVTSVPLSITAGLGLAVLVNRPLRARGLFRVLLYLPAVVPPVGAGLAFKALFDQNSGAANGVLTLFGFDALGWLNDPYARYVLLMTVLWGAGNIMIISLAGLQDVPRELHEAARIDGASAWRSFRSITVPLLSPVLLFQTVTGVIASVQTIMPLLLSPDGTTQGVTAISQSNYMYMMHVFAEYFALGRYGYASALLWVLFVLILGATGLIFKFTSGVVFYNVDPEAKK; encoded by the coding sequence ATGACGGTCGACCAGGTCTCCGCTGAGATCGACCGGTCGGCCGCACAAGCGGATGCCGACCGGGCCCGAGCCGCGGTTCGCCCGCGGACGTCCATGGCCGCGCGCAGGCACCGGGCGTTCTATCTCTTCACCTCCCCCTGGATCGTCGGGTTTCTGCTGCTGACCATCGTCCCGATGGCGTACGCACTGTGGCTGAGCTTCACCACGTTCGACGGCGTCTCCCCCCATTGGCGCTACGTCGGCCTCGGCAACTACCGCGAGTTGTTCGCCGACTCCCAGACCTGGGACGCGCTGGGCCGCACGGGCCTGTTCGCGGTGACCTCGGTTCCGCTGTCGATCACCGCCGGGCTCGGGCTCGCCGTCCTGGTAAACCGGCCGCTCAGGGCACGCGGACTCTTCCGCGTCCTCCTCTATCTGCCGGCTGTGGTGCCGCCTGTGGGTGCGGGCCTGGCCTTCAAGGCGCTCTTCGATCAGAACTCCGGTGCCGCCAACGGGGTGTTGACCCTGTTCGGCTTTGACGCCCTTGGTTGGCTCAACGATCCCTACGCCCGCTACGTACTGCTGATGACCGTGCTGTGGGGCGCCGGAAACATCATGATCATCTCGCTGGCCGGGCTCCAGGACGTACCCCGCGAACTTCACGAGGCGGCCCGCATCGACGGGGCGAGCGCCTGGCGGAGCTTCCGCAGCATCACCGTGCCGCTTCTTTCACCCGTGCTGCTCTTTCAGACGGTGACCGGTGTGATCGCCTCCGTGCAGACCATCATGCCGCTGCTGCTGTCACCGGACGGCACCACGCAGGGCGTCACCGCGATCTCCCAGTCCAACTACATGTACATGATGCACGTGTTCGCCGAATACTTCGCGCTCGGCCGCTACGGCTACGCCTCCGCACTGCTGTGGGTGCTCTTCGTCCTGATCCTCGGCGCGACCGGACTCATCTTCAAGTTCACGTCCGGCGTGGTCTTCTACAACGTCGACCCGGAGGCGAAGAAGTGA
- a CDS encoding carbohydrate ABC transporter permease: MTVTSLSTDSTAGPSSTSAPRVRVRANRLVLYTVLVAITGLFTGPFGWLVLTGLKTPAELAASPVHWLPDHFQWHNFADAYQLIDFLGYARNSLIIATLYATLVTLSSAWVGFGFARLDAPGKKTLFGILVGSMMLPQLITLLPTYLIFAKLGMVDTYWPWVLWGLAATPYLVFLFRQFFAGLPRELEEAAIVDGCGYTGVFWRIFLPQSWPVLSAGFVIAFTWTWGDYIAPQLLLSTDRSTLAVAVMSTYVNAAGIPVTNLQAAGSVMYVVPILLVFLVAQRGFVAGMATSGLK; this comes from the coding sequence GTGACCGTCACCAGCCTGTCCACCGACTCCACCGCCGGGCCGTCGTCCACCTCCGCGCCCCGGGTACGGGTCCGCGCGAACCGCCTCGTTCTCTACACCGTTCTCGTAGCGATTACCGGGCTGTTCACCGGTCCCTTCGGCTGGCTCGTCCTGACCGGACTGAAGACGCCTGCCGAACTGGCCGCCTCGCCGGTCCACTGGCTGCCCGACCACTTTCAGTGGCACAACTTCGCCGACGCGTACCAGCTGATCGACTTCCTCGGCTATGCCCGCAACTCCCTCATCATCGCGACCCTCTACGCGACCCTCGTCACTCTCAGCTCCGCCTGGGTCGGCTTCGGCTTCGCCCGACTGGACGCACCCGGCAAGAAAACGCTGTTCGGCATCCTGGTCGGCTCGATGATGCTGCCCCAGCTCATCACCTTGCTGCCCACCTACCTGATCTTCGCCAAGCTCGGCATGGTCGACACCTACTGGCCCTGGGTGCTGTGGGGACTGGCCGCCACGCCCTACCTGGTCTTCCTCTTCAGGCAGTTCTTCGCCGGTCTGCCGCGTGAGTTGGAGGAGGCCGCGATCGTCGACGGCTGCGGTTACACCGGTGTCTTCTGGCGGATCTTCCTGCCGCAGTCCTGGCCGGTGCTCTCCGCCGGCTTTGTGATCGCCTTCACCTGGACCTGGGGCGACTACATCGCCCCGCAACTCCTGCTCTCCACCGACCGGTCCACGCTCGCCGTGGCCGTCATGTCCACCTACGTCAACGCGGCCGGCATACCCGTCACCAACCTCCAGGCCGCGGGCTCGGTGATGTACGTCGTGCCCATTCTGCTGGTTTTCCTCGTCGCTCAGCGCGGCTTCGTCGCCGGGATGGCGACCTCCGGCCTCAAGTAG
- a CDS encoding glycosyl hydrolase family 28 protein gives MNAPLSRRTALQAAGATVLAAGLSGGLMATEAHADAHNSASKLLTYPRPATLPTNTSFKARVRTAPDGEWQTLDIYRPQLEEINATTGSGKVYNTSMVYFDFRGSVELEVTYLKGGVTKARVRPDSLAITPELLGDTLRFTLDEPRDIVVQINDEIFDCLHVITNHIDPHPPCADDPDVIYFGPGVHTVAGNVLTVPSGKTVYLAGGAVLTAQVFFKDVEKAALTGHGMLYAGPGGILCEGSKNIRVQDVIIMNPNGYAGTFGESENVHVKKARSFSSKGNGDGFDVFSSTGIVFDGCFMRNSDDCFAIYAHRWDYYGDTRDITIQNCTLWADVAHPINVGTHGNTDAPEVIENLVIKNLDILDHREPQMGYQGCIALNPGDSNLIKNVRIEDVRIEDFRWGQVIHMRIMYNTKYNTSVGRGIEDVYIKNLSYRGTHANPSLFLGYDAEHAIRNVTFENLVINGQVIADSMKKPSWYYTTDAMQWFYNEHVVDLKFLTTAEAEAAAQ, from the coding sequence ATGAACGCGCCCCTGTCCCGTCGCACCGCCCTCCAAGCGGCCGGCGCCACCGTGCTCGCGGCCGGCCTGTCCGGCGGTCTCATGGCCACGGAGGCTCACGCGGACGCCCACAACTCCGCTTCCAAACTGCTCACTTACCCCCGCCCGGCCACACTGCCGACCAACACCAGCTTCAAGGCACGTGTGCGCACCGCCCCTGACGGCGAGTGGCAGACCCTCGACATCTACCGGCCTCAGCTGGAGGAGATCAACGCCACCACCGGTTCCGGCAAGGTCTACAACACCTCGATGGTGTACTTCGACTTCCGTGGTTCCGTGGAGCTGGAGGTCACCTACCTCAAGGGCGGCGTCACCAAGGCGAGAGTGCGGCCGGACTCGTTGGCCATCACGCCCGAACTTCTCGGAGACACCCTCCGGTTCACCCTCGACGAGCCGCGCGACATCGTCGTTCAGATCAATGACGAGATCTTCGACTGCCTGCATGTCATCACCAACCACATCGACCCGCACCCGCCCTGCGCCGACGACCCCGACGTGATCTACTTCGGCCCTGGCGTGCATACGGTCGCCGGCAACGTCCTCACCGTGCCCAGCGGCAAAACCGTCTACCTTGCCGGTGGCGCCGTCCTCACCGCCCAGGTCTTCTTCAAGGACGTAGAGAAGGCCGCTCTCACCGGCCACGGCATGCTCTACGCCGGCCCCGGCGGGATCCTCTGCGAGGGCAGCAAGAACATCCGCGTCCAGGACGTCATCATCATGAATCCCAACGGCTACGCGGGTACGTTCGGCGAAAGCGAGAACGTCCACGTCAAGAAGGCCCGTTCGTTCAGCTCGAAAGGCAATGGAGACGGTTTCGACGTCTTCTCCTCAACCGGGATCGTCTTCGACGGCTGCTTCATGCGCAACTCCGACGACTGCTTCGCCATCTACGCCCACCGCTGGGACTACTACGGCGACACCCGCGACATCACCATCCAGAACTGCACCCTGTGGGCCGACGTCGCCCACCCCATCAACGTCGGCACCCACGGCAACACCGATGCCCCCGAGGTGATCGAGAACCTGGTCATCAAGAATCTCGACATCCTCGACCACCGTGAGCCGCAGATGGGTTACCAGGGCTGCATCGCCCTCAACCCCGGTGACTCCAACCTCATCAAGAACGTCCGCATCGAGGACGTACGGATAGAGGACTTCCGCTGGGGTCAGGTCATCCACATGCGGATCATGTACAACACGAAGTACAACACCTCGGTCGGCCGCGGCATCGAAGACGTTTACATCAAGAACCTCAGCTACCGCGGCACCCACGCCAACCCATCGCTGTTCCTCGGCTACGACGCCGAGCACGCCATCAGGAACGTCACCTTCGAGAACCTGGTGATCAACGGGCAGGTCATCGCCGACTCGATGAAGAAGCCCAGTTGGTACTACACCACCGACGCCATGCAGTGGTTCTACAACGAGCATGTGGTGGACCTCAAGTTCCTCACCACCGCAGAGGCGGAGGCGGCCGCGCAGTGA